Proteins encoded in a region of the Vicia villosa cultivar HV-30 ecotype Madison, WI linkage group LG5, Vvil1.0, whole genome shotgun sequence genome:
- the LOC131602787 gene encoding F-box/FBD/LRR-repeat protein At5g53840-like, whose amino-acid sequence MKKRSHSENENKDRLSNLPDSVILHILSFLNTKHVVQSCVLSTRWKHLWKCIPTLILHSSRFTTVKKFASFVSNILTLRDTSSSLHALDLYLHGDIEPQLLTNYACSHNIPRILSCVSSCKALTSLKLSLGIGHFTTTLFPDSLNLPLLTNLDLTNFAFSAEPFSTFTKLNSLALHSCKIRNAKLLKISSEMLVNLTMHNSFDCVKIELSTPILCTFSFIGNLIQEISGSGLSSVKKVNINTNDDPASLGDVSSPLNWLMLLSNVESLTVTSPILQILSLDPDLLVVKLFSLCKLKSLEVELIPLRDGLLQLVKEAMLKKADAKLRRAFKARLKSHPIPDEIVDFLRQNLPSTEVKITTDFSTYFNLKQVVI is encoded by the exons atgaagaaaagaAGCCACAGTGAGAATGAAAATAAAGACAGGCTGAGTAATTTACCAGACTCTGTTATCCTTCATATTTTATCATTCTTGAATACCAAACATGTTGTTCAGTCTTGTGTATtatccacgagatggaaacatcTCTGGAAATGTATTCCAACTCTTATCTTGCATTCTTCAAGATTTACCACTGTCAAAAAATTTGCCTCATTCGTCTCTAACATTTTGACTCTTCGTGATACCTCGTCTTCACTTCACGCTCTTGATCTTTACCTTCACGGTGATATTGAGCCTCAACTCCTTACAAACTATGCTTGCTCCCATAATATTCCTCGCATTCTCagctgtgtttcttcttgtaAAGCTCTTACATCTCTTAAGCTTTCACTTGGTATTGGTCATTTTACAACAACATTATTTCCAGATTCTTTGAATTTGCCTTTATTGACCAACTTAGATCTTACAAATTTTGCCTTTTCTGCTGAGCCCTTCTCCACCTTTACCAAGTTGAATAGTTTGGCCCTTCATAGCTGTAAGATAAGAAATGCAAAATTACTCAAAATATCAAGTGAGATGCTTGTCAATTTAACTATGCATAATTCATTTGACTGTGTCAAAATCGAGCTTTCTACTCCAATACTTTGTACCTTTAGTTTTATCGGAAACCTTATTCAGGAAATAAGTGGGAGTGGACTTTCTTCTGttaaaaaagtaaatattaatacAAATGATGATCCAGCTTCATTGGGGGATGTTTCCTCTCCACTCAACTGGCTGATGCTCCTTTCCAATGTAGAATCATTGACGGTCACTTCTCCTATTCTTCAG ATTCTCTCCTTAGATCCCGATTTATTGGTGGTAAAGCTCTTTTCGCTGTGTAAGTTGAAGTCATTGGAAGTAGAATTGATACCTCTTCGTGATGGACTGCTACAATTAGTGAAAGAAGCCATGTTAAAGAAAGCTGATGCCAAGTTAAGACGGGCATTTAAAGCACGTTTGAAATCACATCCCATACCTGATGAAATAGTTGACTTCTTGCGACAAAACTTGCCATCTACAGAAGTTAAAATCACAACAGATTTCTCGACTTATTTTAATCTGAAGCAGGTAGTTATCTAA